One part of the Flavobacterium johnsoniae UW101 genome encodes these proteins:
- the gldI gene encoding gliding motility-associated peptidyl-prolyl isomerase GldI, which yields MNYLKISIYSLLFAVLLAGCKHHEEARRPISRASGTFMKKSADRNKKLVASEEDVIKKIIKSNPKVKYYATKKGYWFSYDEKNNTETTAPRKGDIAYFNLEVKDIEGKVIYSEADLGPQTYYVDKQDIMMGLRDGIKYMKKNETVTFLFPSHMAYGYHGDNKKIGPNQSLICTVTLRNFVPDPAQSSVAAPAAQTKPAAAKPAVSKPAAQTKKDTLNP from the coding sequence ATGAACTACTTAAAAATCAGCATTTATTCACTGCTTTTTGCAGTTTTATTGGCGGGCTGTAAGCATCATGAAGAAGCGCGCAGGCCAATTTCCAGAGCTTCGGGGACTTTTATGAAAAAATCAGCCGACAGAAACAAAAAATTAGTAGCCAGCGAAGAAGATGTGATTAAAAAAATCATCAAAAGCAATCCGAAAGTAAAATATTACGCCACAAAAAAAGGATATTGGTTTAGTTATGATGAAAAAAATAACACCGAAACCACTGCACCGCGAAAAGGAGATATCGCTTACTTTAATTTAGAAGTTAAAGATATTGAAGGTAAAGTAATTTATTCAGAAGCTGATCTTGGCCCGCAGACTTATTATGTTGACAAACAAGACATCATGATGGGATTACGTGACGGGATTAAGTACATGAAAAAAAATGAAACTGTTACTTTTCTTTTTCCATCACATATGGCTTATGGATATCATGGAGATAACAAAAAAATTGGTCCTAATCAGTCTTTGATTTGTACTGTTACCTTAAGAAACTTTGTTCCGGATCCGGCGCAAAGCTCTGTTGCTGCTCCAGCGGCACAAACTAAACCTGCAGCAGCAAAACCTGCTGTTTCAAAACCTGCAGCTCAAACTAAAAAAGATACATTAAACCCATAA
- a CDS encoding DHH family phosphoesterase, producing the protein MKIQDIQAIQLLLAAPKKIVIIPHRGPDGDAMGSTLALYHFLLKNNHQATVIAPNDFPDFLAWLPGSETVKIFEKDTENCIKILEEAELIFTLDFNAFHRTGEMEHTLARLTAPYIMIDHHEKPHDYALYTYSDPTYGSTCEMVYNFITFLNKKEDIDKNIATCIYTGILTDSGSFRFPGTTGNTHRIIAELIDLGVENTQIPVLLYDNSSFSRLQLLGRALQNMKIFEEHKTSYMTLTQEELDSFNYVKGDTEGIVNYGLSIRGIVFTAIFIENRDEKIIKISFRSQGGFDVNQFARDHFNGGGHINAAGGRSEVSMEETVKKFEDLVTKLKL; encoded by the coding sequence ATGAAAATACAAGATATTCAGGCAATTCAATTATTGCTTGCTGCTCCAAAGAAAATTGTAATAATTCCGCACAGAGGCCCAGACGGCGACGCTATGGGTTCTACTCTTGCATTATACCATTTTTTATTAAAAAACAATCATCAGGCAACAGTAATTGCTCCTAATGATTTTCCTGATTTTCTGGCTTGGCTTCCAGGTTCTGAAACGGTAAAAATATTTGAAAAAGACACTGAAAACTGCATCAAAATATTAGAAGAAGCCGAATTAATTTTTACGCTTGATTTTAATGCTTTTCACCGAACAGGCGAAATGGAACATACGTTAGCCAGATTAACGGCTCCGTATATCATGATCGATCATCATGAAAAACCGCATGATTATGCCCTTTACACATATTCTGACCCAACATACGGATCGACTTGTGAAATGGTTTACAACTTTATTACTTTCCTGAACAAAAAGGAAGATATTGATAAAAATATTGCAACCTGCATATATACTGGAATTTTAACTGATTCCGGCTCTTTTCGCTTTCCGGGAACTACAGGAAACACACACCGAATTATTGCTGAACTAATTGACTTAGGAGTTGAGAATACTCAAATTCCGGTTTTGTTATACGATAACAGCTCATTCAGCCGTTTGCAGTTATTAGGCCGTGCTTTACAAAACATGAAAATTTTTGAAGAGCATAAAACGTCTTACATGACTTTGACTCAGGAAGAGTTAGATTCTTTTAATTATGTAAAAGGCGATACCGAAGGAATTGTTAATTATGGTTTAAGCATACGCGGAATTGTTTTTACAGCTATCTTTATCGAAAATAGAGACGAAAAAATAATTAAAATTTCTTTCCGTTCTCAAGGAGGATTTGATGTTAACCAATTTGCAAGAGACCATTTTAATGGAGGCGGACACATAAATGCAGCTGGCGGAAGATCTGAAGTTTCAATGGAAGAAACAGTTAAAAAATTCGAAGATTTAGTAACTAAACTAAAATTATAA
- a CDS encoding voltage-gated chloride channel family protein — protein sequence MTSQNTKQFLLSLPKWILICALIGILSGSASAFFLVSLEWVTQFRIQHDWIIWLLPFGGLLVGLSYYYWGESVVKGNNLLLEEYEKPKKVIPFKMAPLVLLGTLLTHLFGGSAGREGTAVQMGGAIADQFTKIFNLDNAERRILIILGISAGFASVFGTPLAGAVFALEVLYFSKINFKSALLSFVVAYAAYFTVEFWKIKHTHYSIPVVPELNFDTIFYTILLGLLSGFAALLFSRSTHFWGSLFSKNIKYPPLRPVIGGVVLAVAIAGLGFTKFSGLGVPVIVDSFSNPSEWYDFLLKILFTGFTLGAGFKGGEVTPLFFVGATLGSALSIFIPMPIALLAGVGFVSVFSGATHTPIACTIMGMELFGIQPGIFIALGCTIAYFSSGSVGIYKSQIVKGAKYKLYQRFQKKELQNL from the coding sequence ATGACTTCTCAAAACACTAAACAATTCCTTCTTTCTCTTCCAAAATGGATTCTTATCTGTGCTTTAATTGGTATTTTATCAGGATCTGCATCTGCTTTTTTTCTTGTATCTTTAGAATGGGTAACACAGTTTAGAATTCAGCACGACTGGATTATCTGGCTTTTGCCTTTTGGCGGATTATTGGTTGGTTTGAGTTATTATTATTGGGGAGAATCGGTTGTAAAAGGCAACAATTTATTGCTTGAAGAATACGAAAAACCCAAAAAAGTCATTCCGTTTAAAATGGCACCTTTGGTTCTTTTAGGCACTTTACTTACTCATTTGTTTGGAGGTTCAGCCGGACGCGAAGGTACAGCCGTACAAATGGGAGGCGCAATCGCAGATCAATTCACTAAAATTTTTAACTTAGATAATGCAGAACGCCGAATTCTTATTATTCTGGGTATCAGCGCAGGTTTTGCCTCTGTTTTTGGAACACCCTTAGCAGGCGCTGTTTTTGCTTTAGAAGTTTTGTACTTCAGTAAAATCAATTTTAAAAGCGCTTTACTTTCTTTTGTAGTTGCTTATGCTGCTTATTTTACGGTAGAATTCTGGAAAATAAAACACACACATTACAGTATTCCGGTTGTTCCCGAACTTAATTTCGACACTATATTTTATACCATATTACTCGGACTTCTTTCAGGCTTTGCTGCGTTATTATTTTCGAGAAGCACACATTTCTGGGGTTCACTTTTCTCTAAAAACATCAAATATCCGCCGCTTCGTCCAGTTATTGGCGGTGTCGTTTTAGCTGTTGCTATTGCCGGTTTAGGTTTTACTAAATTCTCCGGACTTGGTGTGCCAGTTATTGTTGACTCATTTTCAAATCCAAGTGAATGGTATGATTTTCTGCTCAAAATTCTATTTACAGGATTCACTTTGGGAGCAGGCTTTAAAGGCGGAGAAGTAACACCTTTATTCTTTGTCGGCGCCACATTAGGAAGCGCATTATCAATATTTATCCCAATGCCTATTGCGCTTTTAGCCGGAGTTGGTTTCGTGTCTGTTTTTTCTGGTGCAACCCACACTCCTATTGCCTGCACTATTATGGGAATGGAATTATTTGGCATTCAGCCCGGAATTTTCATTGCTCTAGGATGTACAATAGCGTATTTTTCTTCAGGTTCTGTTGGTATTTACAAATCACAAATCGTTAAAGGTGCGAAGTATAAATTGTACCAAAGATTTCAGAAAAAAGAACTTCAAAATTTGTAA
- a CDS encoding RidA family protein, whose product MKRENILTGSPWEDKMGYCRAVRIGNIIEVSGTVAIVDGDKVKADDAYAQTYNIIERVEKVLQDLNVGIKDVIRTRIFTTNVDTFEEVARAHSAFFKDVKPTTGFYEISKLVAPEYLVEIEFTAVVQ is encoded by the coding sequence ATGAAAAGAGAAAACATCTTAACAGGATCGCCGTGGGAAGACAAAATGGGATACTGCCGCGCTGTAAGAATTGGCAATATCATCGAAGTTTCGGGCACAGTAGCAATTGTTGACGGCGATAAGGTAAAAGCCGACGATGCTTATGCTCAGACTTATAATATAATTGAACGCGTTGAAAAAGTGCTGCAAGACTTAAATGTTGGAATTAAAGACGTAATCAGAACACGCATTTTTACAACAAATGTTGATACTTTTGAGGAAGTTGCAAGAGCACACTCTGCTTTTTTTAAAGATGTAAAACCAACTACAGGCTTTTATGAAATCAGTAAATTAGTTGCTCCTGAATATTTGGTTGAAATTGAATTTACAGCTGTAGTTCAGTAA
- a CDS encoding chaperone modulator CbpM, producing MSNKNLIQIKQFCVYHEIENTFIKELNSYGLVEIIIEKDDEYLQPEQLPALEKMIRMHYDLNINLEGIDAIYHLLNKIETLQQHLTNTQNKLRIYEENQTD from the coding sequence ATGAGTAATAAAAACTTAATCCAAATAAAACAATTTTGTGTGTATCATGAAATTGAAAACACCTTTATAAAAGAACTTAACAGTTATGGTTTAGTAGAAATTATAATTGAAAAAGATGACGAATATTTACAGCCGGAACAACTGCCTGCATTAGAAAAAATGATTCGAATGCATTATGACCTTAATATCAATTTAGAAGGTATTGATGCCATTTATCATTTATTGAATAAAATTGAAACACTACAGCAGCATCTTACCAATACACAAAATAAGCTTAGAATTTACGAGGAAAACCAAACCGATTAA
- a CDS encoding DnaJ C-terminal domain-containing protein, whose amino-acid sequence MDYIDYYKTLDVSKSATEAEIKKAYRKLARKYHPDLNPNDKEAEKKFKEINEANEVLSNPENRKKYDKYGKDWKHADEFEKAGYDPNQQQYTRQQSSGQDFSGFGGGDFSGSDFSDFFNSMYGSSGRSSRGQSKYRGQDFNAELQLDLASAYTTHKQSLTVNGKNIRITIPAGVENGQVIKIPGHGGPGANGGPNGDLYITFIIENNSDFKREGNNLYSNVDLDLYTAVLGGEINIKTFDGKVKIKVPAETQTGTKVKLKGKGFPIYKKDNQFGDLYVTYNLKIPTQLSQKEKELFAELSKLRNHE is encoded by the coding sequence AAAAAGCATATCGAAAACTGGCCAGAAAATATCATCCCGATTTGAATCCGAATGATAAAGAAGCCGAGAAAAAATTCAAGGAAATAAACGAAGCAAACGAAGTTTTAAGCAATCCCGAAAATCGTAAAAAATACGATAAATACGGAAAAGACTGGAAACATGCTGACGAATTTGAAAAAGCAGGTTACGATCCTAATCAGCAGCAATATACAAGACAACAGAGCAGCGGTCAGGATTTTTCTGGTTTTGGAGGAGGAGATTTTTCAGGAAGTGATTTTTCAGATTTTTTTAATTCGATGTACGGTTCTTCCGGCAGAAGCAGCCGAGGCCAGTCGAAATACAGAGGACAGGATTTTAATGCTGAATTACAATTAGATCTTGCTTCTGCTTATACAACACACAAACAAAGTTTAACCGTAAACGGCAAAAATATCCGAATTACAATTCCTGCCGGAGTAGAAAACGGCCAGGTAATTAAAATTCCGGGTCATGGAGGCCCCGGAGCAAACGGAGGACCTAACGGCGATTTGTATATCACTTTTATAATCGAAAACAATTCTGATTTTAAACGAGAAGGAAACAATTTATATTCTAATGTTGATTTAGACCTTTATACAGCTGTTTTAGGAGGTGAAATCAATATCAAAACTTTTGATGGAAAAGTAAAAATCAAAGTTCCTGCCGAAACTCAAACCGGAACAAAAGTCAAATTAAAAGGAAAAGGTTTTCCGATTTACAAAAAAGACAATCAGTTTGGGGATTTATACGTAACGTACAATTTGAAAATTCCCACCCAATTATCTCAAAAAGAAAAAGAGTTGTTTGCCGAATTATCTAAACTAAGAAATCATGAGTAA